In Helicobacter mastomyrinus, a single genomic region encodes these proteins:
- a CDS encoding Mu-like prophage major head subunit gpT family protein: MPKLDTAYMEQVSKGLSKVFNDALKSENEDYKKIATEVKANTISVDYAWIGDFPNMIEWTGERTLKDLKANTYTITRKKWESTIEVSRDVIEYDSLGIVKPRVQAMAESVREHYDEIVFGLLEANSACYDGRPFFATDHEVGSQTFSNSLSLALNQANFLSARQEMRGVSNEYGNPLRIRPSLLVVPPELEVEAIKILKAQTLSNGSSNITYGMCDYIVCDRLTDASAWYLFDTTRVLKPLVLQINRSVEFAGLDKPTDENVFMRDSFLYGIRTEDNAGYGMWQLALKSKP; encoded by the coding sequence ATGCCAAAACTAGATACTGCATATATGGAGCAAGTCTCAAAAGGACTAAGCAAGGTTTTCAACGATGCTTTAAAAAGCGAAAATGAGGATTATAAGAAAATTGCCACAGAAGTAAAAGCAAACACTATTAGCGTTGATTATGCGTGGATTGGTGATTTTCCAAATATGATTGAATGGACGGGTGAGCGCACACTTAAAGACCTTAAGGCAAATACCTACACCATTACGCGTAAGAAATGGGAGAGCACTATTGAAGTGAGCCGAGATGTGATTGAGTATGATAGTTTAGGCATTGTCAAGCCTCGCGTGCAAGCAATGGCTGAATCTGTGCGTGAACATTATGACGAAATCGTCTTTGGGCTTTTAGAGGCAAATAGCGCGTGTTATGATGGCAGACCTTTCTTTGCAACAGACCACGAAGTAGGCAGTCAAACCTTTAGTAATTCCCTCTCTCTTGCACTTAATCAAGCAAATTTCTTAAGTGCAAGGCAGGAAATGCGAGGGGTGAGTAATGAATATGGCAATCCTTTGAGAATCCGCCCTAGCTTACTTGTAGTCCCACCAGAGCTTGAAGTAGAAGCGATTAAGATTCTTAAAGCACAAACTTTGAGTAATGGCTCTTCAAACATCACTTATGGAATGTGCGACTACATCGTGTGTGATAGGCTTACTGACGCAAGTGCGTGGTATCTCTTTGACACAACACGAGTCCTAAAGCCCCTCGTGCTACAAATCAATAGAAGTGTGGAGTTTGCAGGGCTTGATAAACCCACAGATGAAAATGTCTTTATGCGAGATAGCTTCTTATATGGAATCCGCACAGAGGATAATGCAGGGTATGGAATGTGGCAACTCGCTCTCAAATCTAAACCTTAA
- a CDS encoding phage protease, which yields MKDVVFLELQSAQAQKDTKEKVKISPCGSFSGIDGREFSLNAALVLERLKLKGCDIMLDKDHQDKEALGWFPLDSFEAREDGIYADLELNSIGKSLVEDKVYRYISPAYLKNAQGEVVDIVSIGLVNRPNLSSLTALNNEQTLQGERMNEEQAKALQDELAKAKEENKALEVRIKALEAQIQEEQEQKSKEEQEQKEKLINEAIKNSSMLPARKEAALAMNKENLGAFLEVCKAECESVLKNKSADFDEKKGLDIDEHIKAQLDL from the coding sequence ATGAAAGATGTAGTGTTTTTGGAGCTTCAAAGCGCACAAGCACAAAAGGACACAAAAGAGAAAGTGAAAATCTCGCCTTGTGGCTCTTTTAGTGGCATTGATGGGAGAGAGTTTAGCCTCAATGCTGCGCTTGTGCTAGAGAGACTAAAGCTTAAGGGTTGCGACATTATGCTTGATAAAGACCATCAAGATAAAGAAGCACTCGGCTGGTTTCCCCTAGATTCTTTTGAAGCAAGAGAAGATGGAATCTATGCGGATTTAGAGCTAAACTCCATAGGCAAGTCTCTTGTAGAAGACAAAGTCTATCGCTATATCTCCCCTGCGTATTTAAAAAACGCACAAGGAGAGGTTGTAGATATTGTATCTATTGGGCTTGTCAATCGCCCTAATCTTTCTTCACTTACTGCCTTAAATAATGAGCAAACCCTACAAGGAGAGAGAATGAATGAGGAGCAAGCAAAAGCCTTGCAAGATGAGCTTGCAAAGGCAAAGGAAGAAAATAAGGCACTAGAGGTGCGAATCAAAGCACTAGAAGCACAGATACAAGAGGAACAAGAACAAAAAAGCAAAGAGGAACAAGAGCAAAAAGAAAAGCTTATCAATGAAGCGATTAAAAACTCCTCTATGCTCCCTGCGCGTAAAGAAGCTGCACTTGCGATGAATAAAGAAAATTTAGGTGCTTTCTTAGAAGTATGCAAGGCTGAATGTGAGAGCGTTTTGAAAAACAAGAGCGCAGATTTTGATGAGAAAAAAGGCTTAGATATTGATGAGCATATCAAAGCCCAACTTGATTTGTAA
- a CDS encoding DUF1804 family protein — protein MKNIREQIKERYIQGMDIVDICTSLNITRAGFYYHKNADLKKGINWDNLLLESKRDISSIRDKEAVFIATLIASFEEFMQKSKENGLSPEALDKLHQYAQTYWRLKAPKNDEFSLKSKLIATARDTINEIANIALKENNEIVADFLAKNADTIINKVFKDKN, from the coding sequence GTGAAGAACATAAGAGAACAAATAAAAGAGCGATACATTCAAGGTATGGATATTGTAGATATTTGCACGAGCCTTAACATCACCCGCGCAGGATTCTACTACCACAAAAACGCGGATTTAAAAAAAGGCATTAATTGGGATAATCTCCTTTTAGAATCTAAGCGAGATATTAGTTCCATAAGAGACAAAGAGGCGGTGTTTATCGCCACGCTTATTGCGAGCTTTGAAGAATTTATGCAAAAAAGCAAAGAGAATGGATTAAGCCCTGAGGCACTCGATAAGCTTCATCAATACGCGCAGACTTATTGGAGGCTCAAAGCCCCAAAGAATGATGAATTTTCACTCAAATCTAAACTCATTGCCACTGCGCGCGATACGATTAATGAAATCGCAAATATCGCCCTCAAAGAAAATAATGAGATTGTGGCGGATTTTTTAGCAAAAAATGCAGATACGATTATAAATAAGGTTTTTAAGGATAAAAATTGA